In one Podarcis muralis chromosome 7, rPodMur119.hap1.1, whole genome shotgun sequence genomic region, the following are encoded:
- the LOC114603500 gene encoding NACHT, LRR and PYD domains-containing protein 12-like has product MAAPLDFTRLIREHRELLLRWVEPNPAPLLRLLHDSGLLTQPEYFSLLETIPKSNQVIALLDRVCSKPENSQKFLDALRELQEAYCPELQHWLEKSCPEKGKGEPSPRQPGTQKSLSPTHLTECLLWGRKGKENVSHFETPLGSDKAGYQIQTPPPLLLLHNPSLSRFNLEPPPKTPKRTLLKFWNSKKYKLPAVPADEGKSNDLTFRRALSRQLKAALQNHRRSLLTRTEKLCTNVDDTETCGHIEIRYTDLLLSDNPRSASSSHDYLHLASRRARLYSLHAPRRLALSQLFSPLPKESSPPRQVMLSGAAGIGKSVAAQKIIHDWALGAAFQKALCMLDFSFRELSLIRTPQSLEDLIRSKHVHLSGVLPELLDRPGELLVILDGLDEFRHSLKSKNPCFQSDQPAHIKDLVHGLLYGTLLPEATILVTSRPSAALPEDLFDRHVIILGFQEQQVKDYFFRFFRNPAQAADVLGYVSAHEGLASLSFIPLYCFILCTALGEFFPWTGEMEASPPSTITEVYRQYLSTILRLRRAGGVGGALEKAKDLVLQLGKLAYAGLLRGKVVFYADELRGFGFDPENLPGTFLNRIFFKEKDEVYGFFHLTIQEFLAALYSVAILDPSTEELTSCLDLWWDGEAPEGGQAERLLPPPDGRAAAGLLGYTREFLSEGQQWDNLQMFSRFFMGLLSSRMQGKLESLAEGLTGDPLVPLAEWLGKKAQYESDRKLLSLLHCVAELHQDWVTQKVASNLDEVDLFKVTLNPADCAALAYVLGCSEHKRLRNLNLSYSNMGIGGLRRLRGLLHRCETLQLRYNSLDCEAAAIEAEILRSPRCQVKRLLFCGNCLGSEGVRGLWDALQENATLEELYLDITGITDSGLDNIMDSLMGNRTLRLLTIVGNRLSKAGREVLSELSRRKPELKIISSFLSDMGLLQAYLDWVEEIKADQEQMESVKNADALRSVLEVLEETEDPGASQEARERAELLKKQITVLLGEEKTRENGAP; this is encoded by the exons ATGGCTGCTCCCTTGGACTTCACTCGGCTCATCCGGGAGCACAGGGAACTTCTCCTGCGCTGGGTGGAGCCCAACCCAGCTCCTCTGCTCCGCCTACTCCATGACAGCGGGCTCTTGACCCAGCCGGAGTACTTTTCCCTGCTGGAGACCATCCCCAAGAGCAACCAAGTCATTGCGCTTCTGGACAGGGTCTGCAGCAAGCCAGAAAACAGCCAGAAGTTCTTGGACGCACTGCGGGAATTGCAGGAGGCCTACTGTCCTGAGCTCCAGCACTGGCTGGAAAAGAGCTGCCcggagaaaggaaaaggagaaccTTCTCCAAGGCAGCCAGGCACGCAG aagtctctcagccccactcacctcacagagtgtttgttgtgggggaggaagggaaaggagaatgttagccactttgagactcctttgggtagtgataaagcgggatatcaaatccaaactcctcctcctcttcttcttcttcacaatcCTTCTCTTTCCCGTTTCAATCTAGAGCCTCCTCCCAAAACTCCCAAACGAACTTTGCTGAAATTCTGGAATTCGAAGAAATACAAGCTCCCAGCAGTGCCTGCAG ATGAGGGAAAGAGCAACGACCTGACGTTTCGAAGAGCCCTGAGCCGACAACTCAAAg CTGCTTTGCAGAACCACCGCCGTTCCCTGCTGACTCGCACAGAGAAGCTTTGCACCAACGTGGACGACACCGAAACCTGCGGCCACATTGAGATCCGCTACACCGACCTGCTGCTGTCCGACAACCCTCGCTCCGCTTCCAGCAGCCACGACTACTTGCACCTGGCCTCCCGCCGTGCCCGCCTCTACTCCCTCCACGCCCCCCGCCGCCTGGCTCTGAGCCAGcttttctccccactccccaaggAGAGCTCCCCACCTCGCCAGGTGATGCTGAGCGGGGCTGCTGGCATTGGCAAGAGCGTTGCGGCCCAGAAGATCATCCACGACTGGGCGTTGGGCGCGGCCTTCCAAAAGGCCCTTTGCATGCTAGACTTCTCGTTCCGGGAGCTCAGCCTCATCAGGACACCCCAGAGCCTCGAGGACCTGATCCGCAGCAAGCACGTCCACCTGAGCGGGGTTCTCCCCGAGTTGCTAGATCGGCCTGGGGAACTTCTGGTGATTTTAGATGGGCTGGATGAGTTCCGGCACTCCCTCAAGAGCAAGAATCCCTGTTTCCAATCGGACCAGCCGGCTCACATCAAAGATCTGGTGCACGGCCTCCTCTATGGGACTTTGCTACCCGAGGCCACCATTTTGGTCACATCGAGGCCTTCTGCTGCCCTTCCAGAGGACCTCTTTGACCGCCATGTCATTATCCTTGGCTTCCAAGAGCAGCAGGTAAAGGACTACTTCTTCCGCTTCTTCCGTAACCCGGCGCAAGCTGCAGATGTGCTTGGTTATGTATCTGCCCACGAGGGCTTAGCCAGCCTCAGCTTCATTCCTCTCTACTGCTTCATTCTCTGCACAGCGCTGGGGGAATTCTTCCCATGGACAGGGGAGATGGAGGCCTCCCCACCAAGCACCATCACCGAGGTCTACCGCCAGTATTTGAGCACCATCCTCCGGCTGCGACGAGCAGGAGGAGTTGGTGGCGCCTTGGAAAAAGCCAAAGACTTGGTGTTGCAGCTTGGCAAGCTGGCCTATGCTGGTCTGCTGAGGGGGAAGGTTGTCTTCTACGCAGACGAGCTGCGGGGTTTTGGCTTTGACCCGGAGAACCTGCCCGGCACTTTCTTGAACCGGATCTTCTTCAAGGAGAAAGATGAGGTTTACGGCTTCTTCCACTTGACCATACAGGAGTTCTTAGCTGCGTTGTACTCGGTGGCTATCCTAGACCCCAGTACTGAGGAGTTAACTTCTTGCCTGGATCTCTGGTGGGATGGAGAAGCTCCAGAAGGTGGACAGGCTGAGAGACTTCTGCCCCCACCAGATGGACGTGCTGCAGCTGGACTTCTCGGCTACACTAGAGAGTTCCTGAGCGAAGGCCAACAGTGGGATAACCTGCAGATGTTCTCCAGGTTCTTCATGGGCCTCTTGAGCTCCAGGATGCAGGGGAAGCTGGAGAGCTTGGCTGAGGGCCTAACAGGGGACCCCCTTGTGCCTTtggcagagtggctgggaaagaaaGCTCAGTACGAATCAGACCGGAAGCTGCTCTCCTTGCTGCATTGCGTGGCAGAGCTCCACCAGGACTGGGTGACGCAGAAGGTGGCTTCCAACCTGGATGAAGTGGATCTGTTCAAGGTGACCTTGAACCCAGCTGACTGTGCAGCCCTGGCCTACGTCTTGGGCTGCTCGGAGCATAAGAGGCTACGGAACCTCAACTTGAGCTACAGCAACATGGGCATCGGGGGGCTGAGGCGACTCCGGGGGCTTCTCCATCGGTGTGAGACTCTCCA GTTGCGGTACAATTCTCTGGACTGTGAGGCGGCAGCCATAGAAGCTGAAATACTCAGGTCCCCAAGATGCCAGGTGAAAAGACTTCT GTTTTGTGGGAACTGCCTGGGCTCTGAAGGGGTGAGGGGTTTATGGGATGCCCTCCAGGAGAACGCCACCCTCGAAGAGCTCTATCTGGATATCACAGGAATCACAGATAGCGGCTTGGATAATATTATGGATTCCTTGATGGGCAACAGAACGCTCAGGCTTTTGAC CATTGTGGGGAACCGCCTGAGCAAAGCTGGGAGAGAAGTCCTCTCCGAATTGAGTCGCAGGAAGCCGGAGCTCAAGATCATAAGCAGTTTCCTGTCCGACATGGGGCTGCTGCAGGCATATCTGGACTGGGTGGAAGAGATCAAAGCGGACCAGGAACAGATGGAGTCAGTCAAGAATGCTGACGCCTTGCGTTCTGTTCTGGAAGTTCTGGAGGAAACAGAAGATCCGGGAGCCAGCCAGGAAGCTCGGGAAAGAGCGGAGCTACTGAAGAAACAGATCACTGTCCTCCTgggggaggagaaaacaagagaaaatggGGCCCCGTGA